One window from the genome of Bacillus tianshenii encodes:
- a CDS encoding DUF2529 family protein: MLRIFTTQLMGIFQNIQEDEELNIEEASRALAQAVVGDGTIYVHGFDEMAAITAESLYGKETLSNVKPLFNENQLADITSLDRIIIASRTADNEEATALIKQLKSSGAIIVVLSSVMQQQAPLKELADFFIDTKVTQGLVPQDDGTRTGFPATLSTLYAYHALLLTTNEILLEHE; this comes from the coding sequence ATGCTTCGAATTTTCACTACCCAGCTGATGGGGATTTTCCAAAACATTCAAGAAGATGAGGAATTAAATATCGAAGAAGCATCTAGAGCATTAGCACAAGCTGTAGTAGGAGATGGCACAATTTACGTACACGGCTTTGACGAAATGGCTGCTATTACTGCTGAAAGCTTGTATGGAAAAGAAACACTCTCAAATGTTAAACCGCTATTTAACGAGAACCAGCTAGCAGATATTACATCGCTTGATCGCATCATTATCGCTTCTCGAACAGCAGATAATGAAGAAGCCACAGCATTAATTAAGCAATTAAAATCGTCTGGCGCCATAATTGTAGTACTCTCTTCTGTTATGCAACAACAAGCTCCACTTAAAGAGCTCGCTGATTTCTTCATCGACACGAAAGTGACACAAGGACTTGTACCACAAGATGATGGAACAAGAACTGGCTTTCCAGCGACACTTTCAACCTTATATGCTTACCATGCGTTATTACTAACAACAAATGAAATTTTACTCGAACATGAATAA
- a CDS encoding response regulator yields MMSNKVLIVDDQYGIRVLLNEVLQNEGYATFQASNGVQALSIAKDENPDLVLLDMKIPGMDGIEILKRMKEMDQSIKVIIMTAYGELDMIQRAKDLGALTHFAKPFDIDDIRDAVKKYIYA; encoded by the coding sequence ATGATGAGTAATAAGGTATTGATAGTTGATGATCAATATGGCATTCGTGTTTTGCTGAACGAAGTGCTCCAAAATGAAGGATACGCTACTTTTCAAGCATCAAATGGGGTTCAAGCGTTAAGTATTGCGAAAGATGAGAATCCTGACCTAGTGCTCCTAGATATGAAAATTCCTGGTATGGATGGAATTGAAATTTTAAAGCGGATGAAGGAGATGGATCAGTCGATTAAAGTTATTATTATGACAGCTTATGGTGAATTAGATATGATCCAGCGTGCGAAAGACCTAGGTGCCTTAACTCATTTCGCAAAGCCATTTGATATTGATGATATCCGCGATGCTGTGAAAAAATATATTTACGCATAA
- a CDS encoding TetR/AcrR family transcriptional regulator translates to MSKREVPASVKDEKLVQKRRDQMIKGAVKLFIEKGFHRSTTREIAKASGFSIGTLYEYIRKKEDVLYLVCDSIYERVHQRLQDSMDLDRGDIQCLKEAVTSYFIVMDEMQDEVLVMYQEAKSLTKDALPYVLQKEVEMVAMFEKVLRGCVDNGEFDLNEDEIKLIAHNIFVQGQMWGFRRWILQKLYTLEEYTAIQIDNLLEGLIYKRKAKGITN, encoded by the coding sequence GTGAGTAAACGGGAAGTTCCTGCTTCAGTGAAAGACGAAAAATTAGTACAAAAACGGCGCGATCAAATGATTAAAGGAGCCGTTAAACTCTTTATTGAAAAAGGGTTTCACCGCAGCACCACCCGTGAGATTGCAAAAGCATCTGGTTTTAGCATTGGTACATTATATGAATATATCCGGAAGAAAGAAGACGTGCTTTATTTAGTATGCGATTCGATCTATGAACGGGTACATCAGCGTTTACAAGATTCAATGGACTTAGACCGTGGTGATATTCAGTGTCTTAAGGAAGCTGTCACTTCATATTTTATTGTCATGGATGAAATGCAAGATGAAGTACTTGTTATGTATCAAGAAGCAAAATCATTAACAAAAGATGCACTTCCTTACGTGTTACAAAAGGAAGTGGAAATGGTTGCGATGTTTGAAAAGGTACTACGCGGATGTGTGGACAATGGTGAATTTGATTTGAACGAAGACGAAATTAAGCTTATTGCTCATAACATTTTTGTGCAAGGTCAAATGTGGGGCTTCCGACGTTGGATTTTGCAAAAGCTCTATACGTTAGAGGAATACACAGCAATTCAAATTGATAACCTGCTTGAAGGTCTTATTTATAAACGTAAGGCAAAGGGGATTACGAATTAG
- the fba gene encoding class II fructose-1,6-bisphosphate aldolase: protein MPLVSMKEMLDKAKAEGYGVGQFNLNNLEYTQAILQAAEEEKSPVILGVSEGAARYMGSFESVVYMVKGLMKAYGTTVPVAIHLDHGSSFEKCAEAIHAGFTSVMIDGSHHPLEENIALTKKVVELAHIHGVSVEAELGRIGGQEDDVIVEDAEAAYAIPAECDQLVRDTGVDCFAPALGSVHGPYKGEPNLGFDRMEEIGKTTGVPLVLHGGTGIPLKDVQRAISLGTAKINVNTENQISSAKVVREVLAEKPDLYDTRKFMGPARDAIKDTVKGKMRDFGSSNKA, encoded by the coding sequence ATGCCTTTAGTATCAATGAAAGAGATGCTTGATAAAGCCAAAGCAGAGGGCTATGGAGTAGGTCAATTTAATCTTAACAACTTAGAGTACACACAAGCTATTCTACAAGCTGCAGAAGAAGAAAAATCTCCTGTTATTTTGGGTGTATCTGAAGGGGCTGCTCGTTACATGGGTAGCTTCGAATCGGTTGTATATATGGTAAAAGGTCTTATGAAGGCGTATGGCACGACTGTACCTGTCGCAATTCATTTAGATCATGGTTCAAGCTTTGAGAAATGTGCTGAAGCAATTCATGCTGGTTTCACATCAGTTATGATTGACGGTTCTCATCATCCGCTTGAAGAAAACATTGCACTTACTAAAAAAGTAGTAGAGCTTGCACACATCCATGGTGTGTCTGTTGAAGCTGAGCTTGGACGCATCGGCGGCCAAGAAGACGATGTAATCGTTGAAGATGCTGAAGCTGCTTATGCAATTCCTGCTGAATGTGATCAACTTGTACGTGACACAGGCGTAGATTGCTTTGCTCCTGCACTTGGTTCAGTACATGGCCCATACAAAGGTGAGCCAAATCTTGGCTTTGATCGCATGGAGGAAATCGGTAAAACAACTGGTGTGCCATTAGTACTTCATGGTGGTACTGGTATTCCGTTGAAAGATGTTCAACGCGCAATTTCACTAGGTACTGCAAAAATCAACGTAAACACAGAAAACCAAATCTCTTCAGCGAAGGTTGTTCGCGAAGTGCTTGCTGAAAAGCCAGACCTTTATGATACACGTAAGTTCATGGGTCCAGCTCGCGATGCTATTAAAGATACAGTTAAAGGTAAAATGCGCGATTTCGGCTCTTCAAACAAGGCTTAA
- the rpoE gene encoding DNA-directed RNA polymerase subunit delta, whose translation MSIADFSPEQLNEMSMIDLAFYLLEEERQVFDFYTLAKKVAEHKGFSQENLDARIAQFYTDINIDGRFLNLGNNLWGLRRWYPVEQIDEEMTMPKKKKKKSSKKVAKPLVDDDDIYEDDTDDLESDSDDNLDDDDDDDFVTNDTDDDDLVDEEEYEVDDYDEDDFDLDDDDDDEDDDEEDEQ comes from the coding sequence GTGAGTATTGCAGATTTTTCTCCGGAACAATTGAATGAAATGTCTATGATTGACCTTGCGTTTTACTTATTAGAAGAAGAGCGTCAAGTTTTTGATTTTTATACATTAGCAAAGAAAGTGGCAGAGCATAAAGGGTTCTCACAAGAGAATTTAGATGCACGTATTGCCCAGTTCTACACAGATATCAATATTGATGGACGTTTCCTCAACTTAGGTAATAATCTATGGGGATTACGCCGCTGGTATCCAGTTGAGCAAATTGATGAAGAAATGACAATGCCGAAGAAGAAAAAGAAGAAGTCATCGAAGAAAGTTGCTAAGCCTCTTGTAGATGATGATGATATTTATGAAGATGATACAGATGATCTTGAATCTGACAGTGACGATAATTTAGATGACGATGATGACGACGATTTCGTAACAAATGATACAGATGATGACGATTTAGTTGACGAAGAAGAGTATGAAGTAGATGACTACGACGAAGATGACTTTGATTTAGATGATGATGATGATGACGAAGATGATGATGAAGAAGACGAACAATAA
- a CDS encoding methylmalonyl-CoA mutase family protein — MANVEVYRPKNHVRFVTASSLFDGHDASINIMRRIIQASGAEVIHLGHNRSVEEIVNAAIQEDVQGIAISSYQGGHVEFFKYMHDLLQERGAGHIRVYGGGGGVIVPREIKELHEYGIARIFSPEDGRELGLQGMINLMVKECDFQTATEDLEDLTINDFKTVAKWITAAENTVTGNAEAASVLEEKMANVELKQVPVLGITGTGGAGKSSLTDELVRRFLNEIPDKKMAILSVDPTKQKTGGALLGDRIRMNSIFNPRIYMRSLATRGSKTELSLAIKEAIQVVKAAGFDFIVVETSGIGQGDAEITEVTDVSMYVMTSEFGAPSQLEKIDMIDFADLIVINKFERKGSEDALRQVRKQYQRSHNLFDKDLEEMPVYGTIASQFNDAGTNTLFAALIEAVNKKCGTDFETSFNKSNLVEKQNVIIPNDRRYYLRDLAETVRDYHNKSTEQADVARKLYQLEGTLEEVKKRETNEEVVASLEAVKHSYEEKLTPESKKILEEWPERLKKYAADEYVVKIRDKEIVTELKTKSLSGTLIPKVSLPKYKDWGEILKWNYRENAPGYFPFTAGVFPFKRKGEDPKRQFAGEGTPERTNRRFHYLSKDDEAKRLSTAFDSVTLYGQDPDERPDIYGKVGESGVSICTLEDMKKLYSGFDLCAPSTSVSMTINGPAPIILAMFMNTAIDQQVYYFKEENGREPSPEEYANIKEETLNVVRGTVQADILKEDQGQNTCIFSTEFALRLMGDIQEYFIDHKVRNYYSVSISGYHIAEAGANPITQLAFTLANGFTYVEYYLSRGMNIDDFAPNLSFFFSNGLDPEYTVIGRVARRIWATVMREKYGANERSQKLKYHIQTSGRSLHAQEMNFNDIRTTLQALIAIQDNCNSLHTNAYDEAVTTPTEESVRRAMAIQMIITKEFGLTKNENPLQGSFIIDELTDLVEEAVLQEFERINDRGGVLGAMETQYQRGKIQDESMHYEMKKHTGELPIIGVNTYLNPNPPSEEELNSIELARATKEEKEQQINNLRAFQERNGDMNAEALQRLKETAVNGGNVFAELMETVKYASLGQITQALYEVGGQYRRNM, encoded by the coding sequence ATGGCAAACGTTGAGGTATATCGACCGAAGAACCATGTGCGTTTTGTTACAGCTTCAAGTTTGTTTGATGGGCATGATGCATCAATTAATATTATGCGTCGTATCATTCAAGCAAGTGGAGCCGAAGTTATCCATCTAGGTCACAATCGCTCAGTTGAAGAAATCGTGAATGCTGCAATTCAAGAAGACGTACAAGGGATTGCAATTTCTTCTTACCAAGGTGGACACGTAGAATTTTTCAAATATATGCATGACTTATTACAAGAACGAGGAGCAGGCCATATCCGCGTATACGGAGGCGGCGGTGGTGTAATCGTTCCTCGTGAAATTAAGGAATTGCATGAATACGGAATTGCGCGAATTTTCTCACCTGAAGATGGTCGTGAGCTTGGCTTGCAAGGCATGATTAACTTAATGGTGAAAGAGTGTGACTTCCAAACTGCGACAGAGGATCTTGAAGATCTGACAATCAATGATTTCAAAACGGTTGCAAAATGGATTACTGCTGCAGAAAATACTGTAACAGGAAATGCGGAAGCTGCATCTGTTTTAGAAGAAAAGATGGCAAATGTCGAGTTGAAACAGGTTCCTGTTCTTGGTATCACAGGTACAGGTGGAGCAGGTAAAAGCTCGTTAACAGATGAGCTTGTACGTCGTTTCTTAAACGAAATTCCTGACAAGAAAATGGCGATTCTTTCTGTTGACCCAACAAAGCAGAAGACTGGCGGTGCCCTTCTTGGTGACCGTATTCGTATGAACTCGATCTTTAACCCACGAATTTATATGCGCAGCTTAGCAACTCGTGGTTCAAAGACAGAACTCTCTCTTGCGATTAAAGAAGCCATTCAAGTTGTTAAAGCAGCTGGATTTGATTTTATCGTTGTTGAGACGAGTGGAATTGGTCAAGGGGATGCAGAGATTACGGAAGTGACAGATGTATCGATGTATGTGATGACAAGCGAATTTGGTGCACCATCACAGCTTGAGAAGATCGATATGATCGACTTTGCTGACTTGATTGTTATTAACAAATTTGAACGTAAAGGCTCTGAGGATGCGTTACGTCAAGTTCGTAAGCAATACCAACGCAGCCATAACCTTTTTGATAAAGACTTAGAAGAAATGCCTGTATACGGCACAATCGCAAGTCAATTTAATGATGCTGGAACAAATACATTGTTTGCAGCGTTGATTGAAGCTGTTAACAAGAAGTGTGGTACAGACTTTGAGACGAGCTTCAACAAATCTAACCTAGTAGAAAAGCAAAATGTCATTATTCCAAATGACCGTCGTTACTACTTGCGTGACTTGGCTGAGACAGTGCGTGATTACCACAATAAGTCTACTGAGCAAGCAGATGTTGCTCGTAAGCTGTATCAGCTTGAGGGTACTCTGGAGGAAGTAAAGAAGCGTGAAACAAATGAAGAAGTCGTTGCTTCATTAGAAGCAGTTAAACATTCATACGAAGAAAAGTTAACACCTGAATCGAAGAAAATCCTTGAAGAGTGGCCTGAACGCTTGAAAAAGTATGCGGCAGATGAATATGTCGTGAAAATTCGTGATAAAGAAATTGTGACAGAATTAAAAACAAAGAGCTTGTCAGGCACACTTATTCCAAAGGTTTCTCTTCCAAAGTACAAGGACTGGGGCGAAATTCTGAAATGGAATTATCGTGAGAATGCTCCTGGCTACTTCCCATTCACAGCTGGTGTATTCCCGTTCAAACGAAAAGGGGAAGATCCAAAGCGCCAATTTGCGGGTGAAGGAACACCAGAGCGTACAAACCGCCGCTTCCATTACCTATCGAAAGATGATGAAGCGAAGCGTTTAAGTACCGCTTTTGACTCTGTAACATTGTATGGTCAAGACCCGGATGAGCGTCCAGACATTTACGGGAAAGTCGGCGAAAGTGGTGTAAGCATTTGTACGCTTGAAGATATGAAGAAGCTGTATTCTGGCTTTGATCTTTGTGCACCATCAACGTCTGTTTCAATGACAATCAACGGTCCTGCACCAATTATTTTGGCAATGTTCATGAACACTGCAATTGATCAACAAGTTTATTACTTCAAAGAGGAAAATGGTCGCGAGCCAAGCCCAGAGGAATATGCAAATATTAAAGAAGAAACATTAAATGTCGTTCGTGGTACAGTTCAAGCAGACATCTTGAAGGAAGACCAAGGACAGAATACATGTATCTTCTCAACTGAATTTGCATTGCGTTTAATGGGTGATATTCAAGAATACTTTATTGATCATAAAGTACGAAACTACTATTCTGTTTCGATTTCTGGTTATCACATTGCAGAAGCGGGTGCAAACCCAATCACACAGCTTGCTTTCACATTGGCAAACGGCTTTACGTATGTAGAATACTACTTAAGCCGCGGTATGAATATTGATGATTTTGCACCGAATCTGTCGTTCTTCTTCAGTAATGGCCTTGATCCAGAGTATACGGTTATCGGCCGTGTAGCACGTCGTATCTGGGCAACTGTTATGCGTGAAAAATATGGTGCAAACGAGCGCAGTCAGAAATTGAAATATCATATTCAAACATCTGGGCGTTCACTTCATGCTCAAGAGATGAATTTCAATGATATTCGTACGACGTTACAGGCTTTAATTGCGATTCAAGACAATTGTAACTCTCTTCATACAAATGCTTATGATGAAGCAGTTACGACACCTACAGAGGAATCTGTACGTCGTGCAATGGCTATTCAAATGATTATTACAAAAGAATTCGGCTTAACGAAAAATGAAAACCCACTTCAAGGCTCGTTCATCATTGATGAGTTAACAGACTTGGTTGAAGAAGCAGTATTACAAGAATTCGAGCGTATTAATGACCGTGGTGGCGTTCTTGGCGCGATGGAAACTCAATATCAACGTGGAAAAATTCAAGATGAGTCTATGCACTATGAAATGAAGAAGCATACAGGTGAGCTTCCAATTATCGGCGTAAACACATACTTGAATCCAAACCCACCTTCTGAAGAGGAGCTTAATAGCATTGAGCTTGCGCGTGCTACAAAAGAAGAGAAAGAGCAGCAAATTAACAACTTGCGTGCTTTCCAAGAGCGCAATGGTGATATGAATGCAGAAGCCCTTCAACGCTTGAAAGAAACGGCTGTAAACGGCGGAAACGTCTTTGCTGAGTTAATGGAAACAGTTAAATATGCAAGCCTTGGACAGATTACACAAGCATTGTATGAGGTTGGCGGACAGTACCGTCGTAATATGTAA
- a CDS encoding UDP-N-acetylglucosamine 1-carboxyvinyltransferase: MESLMIEGGHRLNGTVRVSGAKNSAVALIPAAILAESTVTIDGLPNISDVHILCDLLEEIGGKVSFENDTVVVDPSSMISMPMPNGKVKKLRASYYLMGAMLGRFKQAVIGLPGGCHLGPRPIDQHIKGFEALGAEITNEQGAIYLRAKELRGARIYLDVVSVGATINIMLAAVRAKGQTIIENAAKEPEIIDVATLLTSMGAKIKGAGTDVIRIEGVSELHGCRHTIIPDRIEAGTYLIAGAAMGEEVLIDNVILQHLEPLLAKLREMGVRLKTTDDQIFVTKSDDIKAVDIKTLVYPGFPTDLQQPLTSLMTKASGTGIITDTIYGARFKHVDELRRMNANIKVEGRSAIISGPIQLQGAKVKASDLRAGAALVVAGLMADGITEVSGLEHIDRGYEGLVQKLNGLGAKVWREKSYQERQVNQYS; this comes from the coding sequence ATGGAAAGCTTGATGATTGAAGGCGGACATCGTTTAAATGGGACAGTAAGAGTCAGTGGAGCTAAGAACAGTGCAGTAGCGCTTATTCCTGCTGCAATTCTAGCTGAATCAACTGTTACGATTGACGGCCTTCCAAATATCTCAGATGTACATATCCTGTGCGATCTTCTTGAAGAGATCGGTGGTAAAGTATCATTTGAAAACGATACAGTTGTTGTCGATCCGTCCTCTATGATTTCAATGCCTATGCCGAATGGAAAAGTAAAAAAACTGCGTGCATCTTATTATTTAATGGGTGCAATGCTTGGTCGCTTTAAGCAGGCAGTAATCGGGTTGCCTGGTGGCTGTCATCTAGGACCTCGTCCAATTGATCAGCATATTAAAGGGTTTGAAGCACTTGGTGCAGAGATTACAAATGAGCAAGGCGCTATATACTTACGTGCCAAAGAATTAAGAGGTGCACGAATTTATCTTGATGTGGTTAGTGTCGGAGCAACAATTAACATTATGCTTGCTGCAGTGCGTGCGAAAGGCCAAACAATTATTGAAAATGCCGCAAAGGAACCAGAAATCATCGATGTTGCAACATTGTTAACAAGTATGGGTGCCAAAATTAAAGGTGCTGGTACAGATGTTATTCGGATTGAAGGTGTAAGTGAACTGCATGGGTGCAGACATACGATCATCCCAGACCGAATTGAAGCTGGTACCTATCTTATCGCTGGAGCGGCGATGGGAGAAGAAGTACTTATTGATAATGTCATTTTGCAGCATTTGGAACCGCTTCTTGCAAAGCTGCGAGAAATGGGCGTTCGCCTTAAAACGACAGATGACCAAATTTTCGTAACGAAATCAGATGATATCAAAGCTGTAGATATAAAGACGCTCGTCTATCCAGGCTTCCCGACAGACTTGCAGCAACCACTTACATCACTCATGACGAAAGCTTCTGGGACAGGCATTATTACAGATACAATCTACGGAGCAAGATTCAAACATGTTGATGAACTTCGTAGAATGAATGCGAATATTAAGGTTGAAGGACGTTCAGCGATTATTAGTGGTCCTATTCAATTGCAAGGCGCTAAGGTGAAAGCAAGTGACCTTCGAGCTGGAGCAGCCTTAGTGGTAGCAGGATTAATGGCAGATGGAATTACAGAAGTGTCAGGCCTAGAGCATATTGACCGAGGTTACGAAGGCCTCGTACAAAAACTAAATGGGTTAGGTGCAAAGGTTTGGCGAGAAAAAAGTTATCAAGAGAGACAAGTAAACCAGTATTCATAA
- the glpX gene encoding class II fructose-bisphosphatase → MDRSLSLELVRVTEGAALASARWMGRGKKEEADDAATTAMRDVFDTVPMKGTVVIGEGEMDEAPMLYIGEKLGTGYGPRVDVAVDPLEGTNIVALGTWNALAVLAVADHGNLLHAPDMYMEKIAVGPEAVGLVDINAPVLENLQAVAKAKNKDIEDVVVTILNRKRHEKLISEVREAGARIKLISDGDVAGAINTAFDHTGVDILFGSGGAPEGVLAAVALKCLGGELQGKLLPQDEAEVERCKHMGIDDIHRVLRMDDLVAGDDAIFAATGVTDGELLKGVQFKGNIGTTQSVVMRAKSGTVRFLDGRHSLKKKPNLVIKEG, encoded by the coding sequence ATGGATAGAAGTTTATCTTTAGAATTGGTACGTGTGACAGAAGGCGCTGCACTAGCATCAGCTCGCTGGATGGGAAGAGGCAAGAAAGAAGAAGCAGATGACGCAGCAACAACCGCTATGCGCGATGTCTTTGATACCGTTCCGATGAAAGGAACGGTTGTAATCGGTGAAGGTGAAATGGATGAAGCGCCGATGCTTTATATCGGGGAAAAGCTTGGGACAGGCTATGGTCCTCGTGTTGATGTAGCAGTTGACCCACTAGAGGGAACTAATATTGTTGCCCTTGGGACTTGGAATGCCTTAGCTGTTTTGGCAGTAGCTGATCACGGTAATTTATTACATGCGCCTGATATGTATATGGAGAAGATTGCGGTTGGTCCAGAAGCAGTAGGGCTAGTTGATATCAATGCACCAGTTCTAGAAAATCTTCAAGCGGTTGCGAAAGCGAAAAACAAGGACATTGAAGATGTTGTTGTAACAATTTTGAACCGTAAACGTCATGAAAAGTTAATTTCAGAAGTGCGTGAAGCAGGTGCACGTATTAAATTGATTTCAGACGGAGATGTTGCAGGTGCAATTAATACAGCCTTCGACCATACTGGGGTAGATATTTTGTTTGGAAGCGGAGGCGCTCCTGAAGGTGTTCTAGCAGCAGTCGCATTAAAGTGTCTTGGAGGCGAGCTGCAAGGAAAGCTGTTACCACAGGATGAAGCAGAAGTTGAGCGCTGCAAACATATGGGAATCGATGATATTCACCGCGTATTACGAATGGACGACTTAGTTGCTGGTGATGACGCAATCTTTGCGGCAACAGGAGTAACAGATGGCGAACTTCTGAAGGGTGTCCAATTTAAAGGGAATATTGGAACGACACAATCTGTGGTTATGCGTGCCAAATCAGGAACAGTTCGTTTTCTGGACGGTCGCCACAGCTTGAAGAAAAAGCCTAACCTTGTTATTAAAGAAGGCTAA
- a CDS encoding CTP synthase: MTKYIFVTGGVVSSLGKGITAASLGRLLKNRGLNVTIQKFDPYINVDPGTMSPYQHGEVFVTDDGAETDLDLGHYERFIDINLNKYSNVTTGKVYSTVLKKERRGDYLGGTVQVIPHITNEIKERVFRSGRETNADVVITEIGGTVGDIESLPFLEAIRQIKSDVGHNNVMYIHCTLVPYIKAAGEMKTKPTQHSVKELRGLGIQPNVIVMRTEQPISEDMKDKIALFCDIDKRSVIEARDAKNLYEVPLTLQEQNFDQIVCEHLDLTSDPADMGEWKALVEKVSSLKSKVKIGLVGKYVELQDAYISVVEAMRHAGFAFDADVEVKWINSEQMNAENVTELLSDVDGVLVPGGFGDRGIEGKIEAIRYARENKVPFLGICLGMQLASIEFARNMLGLKGAHSAEIDPLTPYPVIDLLPEQKDVEDLGGTLRLGLYPCKLQKDTAAFEAYSDEVIYERHRHRYEFNNQYRQMMEEKGFVFSGTSPDGRLVEIVEVKDHPWFVASQFHPEFTSRPTRPQPLFRDFIEASIKQNQ; the protein is encoded by the coding sequence ATGACTAAATATATTTTCGTTACTGGCGGTGTTGTTTCATCATTAGGAAAAGGGATTACTGCTGCATCTCTAGGTCGATTACTTAAAAACCGTGGATTGAATGTGACAATTCAAAAGTTTGACCCGTATATTAACGTTGACCCAGGTACAATGAGTCCTTATCAACACGGGGAAGTATTCGTAACAGATGATGGTGCAGAAACTGATCTTGACCTTGGCCACTATGAGCGCTTTATTGATATTAACTTGAACAAATACAGCAATGTCACTACTGGTAAAGTGTACTCAACTGTATTGAAGAAAGAACGCCGTGGGGACTATCTTGGCGGAACAGTGCAAGTTATCCCTCACATCACAAATGAAATCAAAGAGCGTGTTTTCCGTTCTGGCCGTGAGACGAATGCTGATGTTGTTATCACTGAAATTGGTGGAACGGTGGGGGATATCGAATCCTTGCCTTTCTTAGAAGCAATTCGCCAAATCAAAAGTGATGTTGGTCATAACAATGTGATGTATATTCACTGTACGCTTGTTCCTTATATTAAAGCAGCAGGCGAAATGAAAACAAAACCAACGCAACACAGTGTGAAAGAACTTCGTGGGCTTGGTATTCAGCCAAATGTTATCGTTATGCGTACAGAACAGCCGATTTCAGAAGATATGAAGGACAAGATTGCGTTGTTCTGTGACATTGACAAGCGGTCAGTTATTGAAGCGCGTGATGCGAAGAACCTATATGAAGTACCACTTACACTGCAAGAGCAAAACTTCGACCAGATTGTGTGTGAACATCTTGACCTAACAAGTGATCCTGCTGATATGGGTGAGTGGAAAGCACTTGTTGAGAAAGTGTCAAGCCTTAAGAGCAAAGTGAAAATTGGTCTTGTTGGGAAGTATGTTGAATTACAGGATGCTTACATCTCCGTTGTAGAAGCAATGCGTCATGCTGGTTTTGCCTTTGATGCGGATGTTGAAGTGAAATGGATTAACTCTGAGCAAATGAACGCGGAAAATGTAACAGAGCTTCTTTCAGATGTTGACGGTGTCCTTGTACCTGGTGGCTTCGGTGACCGTGGTATTGAAGGGAAGATTGAAGCGATTCGTTATGCACGTGAGAATAAAGTGCCTTTCTTAGGGATTTGCTTAGGTATGCAATTAGCATCAATTGAATTTGCTCGTAATATGCTTGGGTTAAAAGGTGCTCATTCAGCTGAGATTGATCCACTAACACCTTACCCAGTAATTGACTTACTACCTGAACAGAAAGATGTCGAAGACTTAGGTGGAACACTTCGTCTAGGACTGTATCCTTGTAAGTTACAAAAAGATACAGCTGCTTTTGAAGCATATAGTGATGAAGTCATCTATGAGCGTCATCGTCATCGCTATGAGTTTAACAATCAATATCGTCAAATGATGGAGGAGAAAGGCTTTGTATTCTCTGGTACAAGCCCTGATGGCCGTTTAGTAGAAATCGTTGAGGTGAAAGATCACCCTTGGTTCGTAGCTTCTCAGTTCCATCCTGAGTTCACTTCTCGACCAACTCGTCCTCAGCCGTTATTCCGTGACTTTATTGAGGCGAGCATTAAACAAAATCAATAA
- the fsa gene encoding fructose-6-phosphate aldolase yields the protein MKFFIDTANIEEIREANALGLLAGVTTNPSLVAKEKDVSFHDRLREITAEVEGSVSAEVVSLKAEEMIEEGKELAAIAPNITVKVPMTPDGLKAVKRFSELNIKTNVTLVFSANQALMAARAGATYVSPFLGRLDDIGHDGLALISQIAEIFDVHEIKSEIIAASIRHPQHITESALRGAHIATIPYNVIMQLFKHPLTDQGIEKFLADWNKREQN from the coding sequence ATGAAATTCTTTATCGATACAGCTAATATTGAGGAAATTCGTGAGGCAAATGCACTTGGACTTCTTGCAGGTGTAACAACAAACCCAAGTCTTGTAGCAAAGGAAAAAGATGTTTCATTTCATGATCGTTTACGTGAAATTACAGCTGAGGTAGAGGGGTCTGTAAGTGCTGAAGTTGTTTCCTTAAAGGCGGAGGAAATGATCGAAGAAGGAAAAGAACTTGCAGCAATTGCTCCTAATATCACGGTGAAGGTACCAATGACACCAGATGGATTAAAGGCAGTGAAGCGTTTTTCTGAGTTAAACATTAAAACGAATGTCACGCTTGTTTTCTCAGCAAACCAAGCGTTGATGGCAGCTCGTGCCGGAGCAACATATGTGTCACCATTCTTAGGTCGTCTCGATGATATTGGTCATGATGGCTTGGCTCTTATTTCACAAATAGCTGAAATCTTTGACGTACATGAAATTAAGTCGGAAATTATTGCTGCATCAATCCGTCATCCACAGCATATTACAGAAAGTGCATTACGCGGTGCTCATATTGCGACAATCCCGTATAACGTCATTATGCAGCTATTCAAACACCCGTTAACGGATCAAGGGATTGAAAAGTTTTTAGCAGATTGGAATAAACGCGAGCAAAATTAA